The proteins below are encoded in one region of Sminthopsis crassicaudata isolate SCR6 chromosome 1, ASM4859323v1, whole genome shotgun sequence:
- the NHERF2 gene encoding Na(+)/H(+) exchange regulatory cofactor NHE-RF2 isoform X1 has protein sequence MAKDQLRPRLCRMIKGEQGYGFHLHGEKGKSGQFIRKVEPGSPAEAAALRAGDRLVEVNGVNVEKETHLQVVQRIKAVEGETRLLVVDKETDEYLASLHLTCTEEMAHHGVLPSAPTSPRDNGNLWEPQPETRLPKAMGSSFSSQKAGPVSPVPLLLSLNFPDVPGTPRELRPRLCHLHKGPNGYGFNLHSEKSRPGQYIRAVDVGSPAAHSGLRAQDRLIEVNGRNVEGLRHAEVVSSIKAHEDEARLLVVDPETDAYFKRLRVVPTEEHVTGPLPSLITNGMSPPQINGGSTCSSRSDLQNVDKDTEDNEVAKRDPFQESGLHLSPTAAEAKEKARAKRVNKRAPQMDWNKKREIFSNF, from the exons ATGGCCAAGGACCAACTGCGGCCCCGGCTGTGCCGGATGATCAAGGGCGAGCAGGGCTACGGTTTCCACCTGCACGGAGAGAAGGGCAAAAGTGGCCAATTCATTCGCAAGGTGGAGCCGGGCTCCCCGGCGGAGGCGGCAGCGCTGCGCGCTGGAGACCGGCTGGTGGAGGTGAATGGGGTCAACGTGGAGAAGGAGACGCACCTCCAG GTGGTACAGAGGATCAAGGCTGTAGAGGGTGAGACCCGACTCCTGGTGGTGGACAAGGAGACAGACGAATATCTGGCCAGCCTGCACCTGACTTGCACAGAGGAGATGGCTCACCATGGGGTTCTGCCTTCAGCTCCCACATCCCCCCGGGATAATGGCAACTTGTGGGAGCCCCAGCCAGAGACCCGGCTCCCAAAGGCTATGGGAAGCAGCTTCAGCAGCCAGAAG GCTGGACCAGTGAGCCCAGTCCCTCTtcttctgagcctcaatttccct GATGTGCCTGGAACTCCCCGGGAGCTGCGCCCACGTCTCTGTCACCTCCACAAAGGTCCCAATGGCTATGGCTTCAATCTGCATAGTGAAAAGTCCCGGCCCGGGCAGTACATTCGTGCTGTGGATGTGGGGTCACCTGCTGCCCACTCCGGCCTTCGGGCCCAGGACCGGCTAATCGAG GTAAATGGCCGAAATGTGGAGGGACTTCGTCATGCCGAAGTTGTGTCTAGCATCAAGGCCCACGAAGATGAAGCACGGCTGCTTGTGGTTGACCCTGAGACTGATGCCTACTTCAAGAGACTACGGGTAGTGCCTACTGAAGAACATGTTACAG GTCCACTACCTTCCTTGATTACCAATGGGATGAGCCCACCCCAG ATCAATGGTGGTTCGACCTGCTCATCTCGGAGTGATCTGCAGAATGTGGACAAGGACACAGAG GACAACGAAGTGGCCAAGAGAGACCCATTCCAGGAGAGCGGGCTGCACCTAAGCCCCACTGCGGCAGAAGCCAAGGAGAAGGCCCGGGCAAAGCGCGTCAATAAGAGGGCACCGCAGATGGACTGGAACAAGAAGCGAGAGATTTTTAGCAATTTCTGA
- the NHERF2 gene encoding Na(+)/H(+) exchange regulatory cofactor NHE-RF2 isoform X2: protein MAKDQLRPRLCRMIKGEQGYGFHLHGEKGKSGQFIRKVEPGSPAEAAALRAGDRLVEVNGVNVEKETHLQVVQRIKAVEGETRLLVVDKETDEYLASLHLTCTEEMAHHGVLPSAPTSPRDNGNLWEPQPETRLPKAMGSSFSSQKDVPGTPRELRPRLCHLHKGPNGYGFNLHSEKSRPGQYIRAVDVGSPAAHSGLRAQDRLIEVNGRNVEGLRHAEVVSSIKAHEDEARLLVVDPETDAYFKRLRVVPTEEHVTGPLPSLITNGMSPPQINGGSTCSSRSDLQNVDKDTEDNEVAKRDPFQESGLHLSPTAAEAKEKARAKRVNKRAPQMDWNKKREIFSNF, encoded by the exons ATGGCCAAGGACCAACTGCGGCCCCGGCTGTGCCGGATGATCAAGGGCGAGCAGGGCTACGGTTTCCACCTGCACGGAGAGAAGGGCAAAAGTGGCCAATTCATTCGCAAGGTGGAGCCGGGCTCCCCGGCGGAGGCGGCAGCGCTGCGCGCTGGAGACCGGCTGGTGGAGGTGAATGGGGTCAACGTGGAGAAGGAGACGCACCTCCAG GTGGTACAGAGGATCAAGGCTGTAGAGGGTGAGACCCGACTCCTGGTGGTGGACAAGGAGACAGACGAATATCTGGCCAGCCTGCACCTGACTTGCACAGAGGAGATGGCTCACCATGGGGTTCTGCCTTCAGCTCCCACATCCCCCCGGGATAATGGCAACTTGTGGGAGCCCCAGCCAGAGACCCGGCTCCCAAAGGCTATGGGAAGCAGCTTCAGCAGCCAGAAG GATGTGCCTGGAACTCCCCGGGAGCTGCGCCCACGTCTCTGTCACCTCCACAAAGGTCCCAATGGCTATGGCTTCAATCTGCATAGTGAAAAGTCCCGGCCCGGGCAGTACATTCGTGCTGTGGATGTGGGGTCACCTGCTGCCCACTCCGGCCTTCGGGCCCAGGACCGGCTAATCGAG GTAAATGGCCGAAATGTGGAGGGACTTCGTCATGCCGAAGTTGTGTCTAGCATCAAGGCCCACGAAGATGAAGCACGGCTGCTTGTGGTTGACCCTGAGACTGATGCCTACTTCAAGAGACTACGGGTAGTGCCTACTGAAGAACATGTTACAG GTCCACTACCTTCCTTGATTACCAATGGGATGAGCCCACCCCAG ATCAATGGTGGTTCGACCTGCTCATCTCGGAGTGATCTGCAGAATGTGGACAAGGACACAGAG GACAACGAAGTGGCCAAGAGAGACCCATTCCAGGAGAGCGGGCTGCACCTAAGCCCCACTGCGGCAGAAGCCAAGGAGAAGGCCCGGGCAAAGCGCGTCAATAAGAGGGCACCGCAGATGGACTGGAACAAGAAGCGAGAGATTTTTAGCAATTTCTGA